A genomic stretch from Coffea arabica cultivar ET-39 chromosome 10c, Coffea Arabica ET-39 HiFi, whole genome shotgun sequence includes:
- the LOC113713762 gene encoding uncharacterized protein yields the protein MASATVDSTTAAATAITEPPLQVDSIPTVDLHLLSQSELYSLSLCSPSSFDPLRGDDVVVPKIDRSVFNESAGSRKQTYSRLRLAPASAATSASSIRRRTPHLRHTSNLPYQYLDTDPDKDENQQILALLKQLFGLDSSICVSDDRNEELVPIRVDYSHSLPQFTNDSHLVLQLANVGVTGQKRKRGRPRKNENATVLVENKVESQSNNDNLVGTMSNAIVVYQNENVEDKDKEILNRDGFEVDLVALAAMEDPYGVELRRRTEGMETEEALLEFLRCLNGQWGSRRKKKRIVDASEFGSALPRGWALLLSVKKKDGRAWLFCRRYISPNGRQFVSCKEISSYLLSLRGIQVANQLTSNQINAEQTANNTVFVNTVGEATVDKKIGVNPVCQISPAVASTPGNFVVEVTLNTGEDMPGVQVGEVLHCDKCEMTFIAQDDLLQHQSCHRRRRSKNGESVTDGVIIRDGKFECQICHKTFLERHRYNGHMGAHVRNQVKFSDQNRATNVKDSLGTGTFDVIPPGSLGKTSDALESYIATGNPWANADHVLNTYSLHCSDKQHGDRNESNDMVRKVDKAIDVDVLKHNLPSNSQAGLHNNGNNDFCGTAEGSSAIKGVAIGNEAGVKMPHSESCRPAVLDKIPGRIDKTVTGPSVDMEEPKVQVDAGIDFLENVDIGLDDGHLSHKVIEIRLVGNKYDADESNVFDKKHDGLDVTSGIGHLQHSEAKDHLCRNDDNLDGKLICNVFGSKQDTSSDYMAPCVDKEKCYDNVLNYTRPSPSSMVVGQEDNRIYPLVGKESHSAVELTKDSPTGLQEERNIGTCTVPPSWNEQVNFIEKYNDEVSTCFLEGHEQPKDSGSSLPSISSFQENCGVPLYSNRISARQMWEPKVNDVQNVRNNGLFPFSCSSDPMNMDSITSSKNGRRPEFRSFFPSASAGDNIDDVHNNLSEQSGKPPSGSVLLTQSFTAEASQQPYDMNKIFAPQVDECKLTDTGYSKFKDLSLASDSQPYSKNVQLEGFPAENFDIQSGIKQVSGVQSNLNNTAHNGPDNHREARAFGIDLHGPAFGDQTCDFDNRFNMIYQGKVWEGPKIDDVENSGNKFIIGFDGGNTQPVEDVMSGSIWRTGEGNFLQTGLANTSTPLEESSNSFRNFDIISQKGDRLFGVNQNYEGGTGFEGLRLGRSNPVEYSFMTAQSSNSIPGENKGFSYDVNTGQQYDSSFWLGMDALMPNVTGQNPVPTFCVWCRNEFYQEEPVPSGAEAGAIGSMCPACSSKISQRFNVL from the exons ATGGCTTCCGCCACTGTGGATTCCACCACCGCCGCCGCCACAGCCATCACAGAACCGCCACTCCAAGTAGATTCCATACCAACGGTAGATCTCCACCTCCTCTCTCAATCTGAACTCTACTCTCTTTCCCTCTGTTCCCCTTCGAGTTTCGACCCTCTCCGTGGCGATGACGTCGTTGTTCCCAAAATTGACCGTTCTGTCTTCAATGAGTCGGCCGGTTCTCGCAAACAGACCTACTCCCGCCTCCGGCTCGCCCCGGCTTCCGCCGCGACCTCCGCCTCCTCCATCCGCCGCCGCACGCCTCACCTCCGCCACACCAGCAATCTCCCTTACCAGTATCTGGATACCGACCCGGATAAAGACGAAAACCAACAGATTCTTGCCCTATTGAAGCAGCTTTTTGGATTGGATAGTAGTATTTGTGTGAGTGATGATAGAAATGAGGAATTAGTCCCTATCCGGGTTGATTATTCGCATTCCCTGCCTCAGTTCACGAATGATTCGCATTTGGTGCTGCAATTAGCCAATGTAGGGGTTACAGGACAGAAAAGGAAGCGTGGGCGGCcaagaaagaatgaaaatgCCACCGTTCTGGTTGAAAACAAGGTGGAGAGTCAATCTAATAATGACAATTTAGTTGGTACAATGAGTAATGCGATTGTGGTGTATCAGAATGAGAATGTGGAGGATAAGGATAAGGAAATATTGAATAGGGATGGATTTGAGGTGGATTTGGTGGCACTAGCGGCAATGGAGGATCCGTATGGGGTGGAATTGAGGCGTAGGACTGAAGGGATGGAGACTGAGGAGGCATTATTGGAGTTCTTGAGATGCTTGAATGGGCAATGGGGAAgtaggaggaaaaaaaagaggattgTGGATGCGAGCGAGTTTGGAAGTGCATTGCCCAGAGGTTGGGCGCTTTTGCTTTCtgtcaagaagaaggatggCCGTGCGTGGTTGTTTTGTCGCCGTTATATAAG CCCTAATGGACGGCAGTTTGTGTCATGCAAGGAAATTTCTTCATATTTGCTATCTCTTCGTGGCATTCAAGTTGCAAATCAGCTTACAAGCAATCAAATCAATGCTGAGCAGACTGCTAACAACACGGTTTTTGTCAAC ACTGTAGGTGAGGCTACTGTAGATAAGAAGATTGGGGTGAACCCTGTATGCCAAATATCACCAGCTGTTGCCTCTACACCTGGTAACTTTGTGGTTGAAGTTACTCTGAACACTGGGGAGGACATGCCAGGAGTTCAAGTGGGAGAGGTTTTACATTGTGACAAGTGTGAAATGACTTTTATTGCACAGGATGACCTTTTGCAACACCAGTCATGTCATCGCAGAAGGAGATCAAAAAATGGTGAATCTGTCACTGATGGAGTAATAATTAGAGATGGTAAATTTGAATGTCAGATCTGCCATAAGACATTTCTTGAAAGACATCGTTACAATGGCCATATGGGAGCCCATGTGAGGAACCAAGTTAAATTTTCTGATCAAAATCGAGCTACTAATGTGAAAGATTCTCTTGGCACTGGGACTTTTGATGTTATTCCTCCTGGTTCTTTGGGGAAAACTTCAGATGCTCTAGAAAGCTACATTGCTACTGGAAATCCATGGGCAAATGCTGATCATGTGCTGAATACTTATTCACTTCATTGTAGTGATAAGCAGCATGGAGATCGGAACGAGTCTAATGATATGGTGCGAAAAGTTGACAAGGCTATTGATGTGGATGTCTTGAAACACAACTTACCTTCAAATTCTCAAGCTGGTTTACATAATAATGGAAACAATGATTTCTGTGGAACAGCTGAAGGTTCTAGTGCCATCAAGGGGGTTGCCATCGGAAATGAAGCTGGTGTTAAGATGCCCCATTCTGAGAGCTGTAGACCTGCTGTATTGGATAAAATACCAGGTAGAATTGATAAAACTGTAACAGGGCCGTCTGTTGACATGGAGGAGCCCAAAGTGCAAGTAGATGCTGGgattgattttcttgaaaatgttgatattGGTTTGGATGATGGTCATTTATCTCACAAGGTGATTGAAATTAGACTCGTGGGCAATAAATATGATGCTGATGAATCAAATGTTTTTGACAAGAAACATGATGGGCTAGATGTAACTAGTGGGATTGGACACCTGCAGCATAGTGAAGCCAAAGACCatttatgcaggaatgatgataatttggatggaaaattaaTCTGTAATGTTTTCGGATCTAAACAAGATACATCTTCTGATTACATGGCCCCATGTGTTGATAAGGAAAAATGCTATGACAATGTTTTGAATTATACTCGGCCAAGCCCTAGCTCAATGGTAGTTGGACAGGAAGATAATAGAATCTATCCATTGGTAGGCAAGGAGAGTCATAGTGCTGTCGAGTTGACAAAGGATTCTCCAACTGGCCTCCAGGAAGAAAGGAATATTGGTACTTGTACTGTTCCTCCATCTTGGAATGAGCAAGTTAATTTTATTGAAAAGTACAACGATGAAGTTTCTACTTGCTTTTTAGAGGGCCATGAGCAGCCAAAAGATTCCGGAAGCAGCTTACCATCTATATCTTCTTTTCAGGAGAACTGTGGTGTCCCATTGTATTCTAACAGGATTTCAGCAAGGCAGATGTGGGAGCCTAAAGTAAATGATGTCCAAAATGTCAGGAATAATGGTTTGTTTCCTTTCAGCTGCAGTAGTGATCCAATGAATATGGATTCCATAACTAGCAGTAAGAATGGGAGAAGACCTGAATTTCGTTCATTTTTTCCATCCGCAAGTGCTGGAGATAACATAGACGATGTTCACAATAATCTATCTGAACAAAGTGGAAAGCCGCCATCTGGAAGTGTTTTACTTACTCAGTCCTTCACTGCTGAAGCCTCTCAGCAGCCTTATGATATGAATAAGATCTTTGCCCCTCAAGTCGATGAGTGCAAACTTACTGATACTGGATACTCCAAATTCAAGGACCTTTCTCTTGCTTCTGACAGTCAGCCATATAGTAAAAATGTTCAGCTGGAAGGGTTCCCTGCAGAGAATTTTGACATCCAATCTGGTATCAAGCAAGTGTCTGGTGTTCAGAGTAACTTGAATAATACTGCCCATAATGGTCCGGATAATCACAGAGAAGCTAGAGCTTTTGGGATTGATTTACATGGTCCAGCTTTTGGTGACCAAACATGTGATTTTGATAATAGATTTAACATGATTTACCAAGGCAAGGTTTGGGAGGGCCCAAAAATAGACGATGTTGAAAATTCTGGCAACAAGTTCATTATTGGTTTTGATGGTGGCAATACCCAGCCTGTTGAGGATGTTATGTCTGGCAGCATCTGGAGAACTGGAGAAGGAAATTTCTTGCAAACGGGTTTAGCCAATACTTCAACCCCATTAgaagaatcatcaaattccttTCGGAACTTTGATATTATATCTCAAAAG GGTGACAGACTCTTTGGAGTGAACCAGAACTACGAGGGGGGCACTGGCTTTGAAGGGTTGAGATTAGGAAGAAGTAACCCGGTGGAGTACAGTTTTATGACAGCTCAAAGTTCAAATTCTATTCCTGGAGAAAACAAGGGTTTCTCATATGATGTGAATACAGGGCAACAGTATGATTCCTCATTTTGGCTAGGAATGGATGCATTGATGCCTAATGTAACTGGTCAGAATCCGGTCCCTACTTTTTGTGTCTGGTGTAGGAATGAGTTCTATCAGGAGGAGCCTGTGCCTTCAGGAGCAGAGGCAGGTGCAATTGGCTCTATGTGTCCAGCATGTAGTTCTAAGATTTCTCAGCGATTCAATGTTTTGTAG